The Besnoitia besnoiti strain Bb-Ger1 chromosome Unknown contig00014, whole genome shotgun sequence genome contains a region encoding:
- a CDS encoding PCI domain-containing protein (encoded by transcript BESB_024900) yields MAQKDAAPAASAPEAPAAHGNASGASAAASEEKTPFSSPLLTLCLALQQLAQGVEQQDDRPITRMLRQFKALRASCGLQTLRFVASRLLWDADLSPAPPPKDGEKPSAPRASAEKVEPAPPVRRELDEESVAFWAAMKETLEHALQEEKKESMDVDDAAAAPTAFPLCAAEFTPALYEVEAFLALLLLLHLLDSRRYAEAATFGDLLVWRVVGPTGLEEDCGVSPTPQPRKGGDSAGPLRRRRRLDLVGAKCVFYWYRARELSGTLTQSVRAKLLSAYTVASVQHDTMTQATVLNLLLRNYIAHNQYELAMKLISKACFPENLRSNAQQARHLYYLGSIQAVRLEYSAAFAKLQMALRKAPQQPHVAAGFRLAVLKKSIVVELLMGDIPERAIFNRKETRAALLPYKHIVLAVRSGDLHAFASVMAKFEKAFVKDGTLFLIRRLHHNVIRAGLRLISLSYSRISLQDVADKLGLDSAASAESIVAKAILDGVIEATIDHEQKYVESKASVAIYSSTEPQKAFNKRITFCLQLHTDAVRAMQYPEADDTQSRNNDDADERRKALQEEMARVEDEELDDDDLYML; encoded by the exons ATGGCGCAGAAAGACGCCGCTCCAGCCGCGTCGGCTcccgaggcgcctgctgcccaCGGTAACGCCTCgggggcctctgcggccgcgtcagaagagaaaacgcccttctcttcgccgctcctCACACTCTGTCTGGCGCTCCAACAGCTGGCCCAAGGCGTCGAGCAACAGGATGACCGGCCTATCACGCGCATGCTGCGCCAGTtcaaggcgctgcgcgcctcctgcggacTGCAGACGCttcgcttcgtcgcctcgcgccttctctgggACGCCGACCTCTCGCCTGCTCCCCCGCCGAAGGACGGCGAAAAGCCCTCCGCTCCACGGGCTTCCGCGGAGAAAGtcgagcccgcgccgcccgtgcGCAGAGAACTCGACGAAGAAAGCGTTGCGTTCTGGGCCGCGATGAAGGAGACGCTCGAgcacgcgctgcaggaggagaagaaagagagcaTGGACGTCGACGATGCT gccgccgcgcccaccGCCTTCCCGCTGTGCGCCGCGGAGTTCACTCCCGCGCTGTACGAGGTCGAGGCCTTTTTGGCgctcctgctgcttctccatCTCCTCGACTCGCGCCGAtacgccgaggccgcgacctTCGGCGACTTGCTCGTGtggcgcgtcgtcgggcCGACGGGCCTGGAGGAAGACTGTGGGGTGTCTCCAACCCCACAGCCCCGGAAGggcggcgactccgcgggccccctgcgcaggcggcggagactcgaCTTGGTCGGCGCCAAATGCGTCTTCTATTGGtaccgcgcgcgcgagctcagCGGAACGCTCACGCAGAGTGTGCGCGC GAAACTTCTTTCCGCGTACACGGTCGCCAGCGTGCAGCACGACACGATGACGCAAGCGACGGTTTTGAACCTTCTCCTCCGGAACTACATCGCCCACAACCAATACGAGCTCGCCATGAAGCTT ATTTCAAAGGCCTGCTTCCCAGAAAACCTCCGCTCCAACGCGCAGCAAGCGCGCCATTTGTACTACCTCG GCTCAATCCAGGCTGTCCGTCTCGAGTACAGCGCGGCGTTCGCGAAGCTTCAAATGGCCTTACgcaaggcgccgcagcagccgcacgtCGCCGCGGGATTCAGGCTAGCC GTGTTGAAGAAGTCGATTGTCGTCGAGCTCCTGATGGGCGACATCCCCGAGCGCGCGATCTTCAACAGAAAGGAAACGCGAGCCGCACTCCTCCCCTACAAGCACATCGTCTTG GCTGTGCGGAGCGGCGATCTCCACGCGTTCGCGAGCGTCATGGCGAAGTTTGAGAAGGCCTTCGTCAAGGACGGCACGTTGTTCCTCATTCGCCGACTTCACCACAACGTCATTCGCGCCGGGCTGCGCCTCATCTCGCTCTCCTACTCCAGGATCTCACTA caagACGTAGCGGACAAGCTCGGACTTgacagcgcggcgtctgcggagagTATCGTGGCGAAGGCGATCCTCGACGGCGTCATCGAGGCCACCATCGATCACGAGCAGAAATACGTTGAATCGAAA GCAAGCGTGGCGATTTACTCCTCCACGGAGCCGCAGAAGGCCTTCAACAAGCGAATCACCTtctgtctgcagctgcacacAGACGCCGTCAGG GCTATGCAGTACCCCGAGGCCGACGATACGCAATCGAGGAATaacgacgacgccgacgaacGCCGGAAGGCGCTTCAGGAAGAAATGGCTCGC GTTGAAGACGAAGAATTGGATGATGACGACCTGTATATGCTGTAG